A genomic segment from Neobacillus sp. YX16 encodes:
- a CDS encoding acetyl-CoA carboxylase biotin carboxyl carrier protein subunit: MIEILSSMSGSVWKIEVKENDVVEEGDVLVILESMKMEIPIESTHAGVVSAIKTSEGEFVQEGDVLVQITTD; the protein is encoded by the coding sequence ATGATCGAAATTTTATCTTCGATGTCAGGAAGCGTATGGAAAATAGAAGTGAAAGAAAATGATGTTGTGGAGGAAGGCGATGTTTTAGTCATCCTGGAGTCGATGAAGATGGAAATACCGATCGAATCGACACACGCCGGAGTTGTATCGGCCATCAAAACGTCAGAAGGAGAGTTCGTTCAAGAGGGCGATGTCCTTGTACAAATAACTACGGATTAG
- a CDS encoding AMP-binding protein: MLDWIVHRALTRAVSQYPNKPFLICENKKVTFEELDEITDVLASALLEEGFRRGDNLAILALNQLEWLYSYFAAAKIGVGVVALNPRYRETELEYMLNNSKAKGIVSLSEYQGFDFSGFFQRFRDKVPNLEKYIFIKKGFEGSLQLDDLLKYEGNKNSLDQYKLDVKEDDTAIVIYTSGTTGKPKGTLITNRSILESAMAQADHLSLGENDCTVGSLPLNHVGGITCAVHALLVKFGSIVLVPEFIPEMVLQVIDRVKPTMFGGVPTMYLMLCNHKDIDKYDLSSIKIGIVGGSNVDRSQCELIDRHFPNARIVNLYGLSETSGACIMTRLTDSVERVQESIGVPIGDFKMKIVDSEQKELPHGEVGELAVKGNCRAKGYFGLEEETKLTFSHDGWLYTGDMGYLDHEGYLFLKGRKKEMYIQGGYNVYPVEVESILMSHPKVSFAAGIGVPDLFLGEVGLYYIIPKEGAVISEEEVKVFSKQHLADYKVPKLIIFTKNLPQTPAGKIQKSALKEQYLKQLPAK, translated from the coding sequence TTGCTTGATTGGATTGTTCATAGAGCCTTAACAAGAGCTGTATCTCAATATCCTAATAAGCCATTTTTAATCTGTGAGAACAAAAAAGTTACCTTTGAGGAGCTAGATGAAATTACAGATGTGCTGGCGTCTGCACTGTTGGAAGAAGGATTTAGGAGAGGAGACAACCTTGCGATCCTGGCTTTGAACCAGTTAGAGTGGCTTTACAGCTATTTTGCGGCAGCGAAAATTGGTGTCGGGGTTGTTGCCTTAAATCCTCGCTATCGTGAGACAGAATTAGAATATATGCTGAACAATTCAAAAGCGAAGGGAATTGTTTCCCTTTCAGAGTATCAGGGATTTGATTTTTCTGGATTTTTCCAACGTTTTCGTGATAAAGTCCCTAACCTGGAAAAGTATATTTTTATTAAAAAAGGTTTTGAGGGTAGTCTGCAGTTAGATGATCTATTAAAGTATGAAGGTAATAAAAACAGTCTGGATCAATATAAGCTAGATGTCAAAGAAGATGATACGGCAATCGTCATTTATACATCTGGTACAACTGGAAAGCCAAAAGGTACCTTGATTACAAATCGAAGTATTCTAGAGTCTGCAATGGCCCAGGCTGACCACTTATCCCTTGGGGAAAATGACTGTACCGTAGGTAGTCTGCCACTTAATCATGTCGGCGGAATTACCTGTGCCGTTCATGCGCTATTGGTGAAGTTTGGCAGCATTGTATTAGTACCGGAATTTATACCAGAAATGGTACTGCAAGTTATCGACCGAGTAAAACCAACTATGTTTGGCGGAGTCCCAACTATGTATCTCATGCTGTGCAATCATAAAGATATCGATAAATATGACCTGAGTTCTATAAAAATAGGGATTGTTGGTGGTTCCAATGTCGACCGCAGTCAGTGTGAGTTGATTGATAGACACTTCCCGAATGCTAGAATCGTAAATTTATATGGTCTTAGTGAAACATCTGGTGCGTGTATTATGACGAGGCTGACAGATTCTGTTGAAAGAGTTCAGGAAAGCATTGGTGTTCCAATAGGTGATTTTAAGATGAAAATTGTCGATAGTGAACAAAAGGAGCTTCCGCACGGTGAAGTCGGTGAACTGGCTGTTAAAGGGAATTGCAGGGCCAAAGGATATTTTGGACTTGAGGAAGAAACGAAATTAACCTTTTCACATGACGGCTGGCTGTACACCGGTGATATGGGGTATCTAGACCATGAGGGGTATTTGTTTTTGAAAGGCCGTAAGAAGGAGATGTATATCCAGGGTGGATATAATGTGTATCCTGTCGAGGTTGAAAGCATTCTTATGTCGCACCCGAAGGTTTCCTTTGCTGCAGGAATTGGGGTGCCCGATCTATTCCTAGGCGAAGTGGGTCTGTACTATATTATTCCAAAAGAGGGTGCAGTGATTTCAGAAGAAGAAGTGAAAGTGTTCTCCAAACAGCATTTAGCGGATTATAAAGTACCGAAGCTAATAATATTTACAAAGAATCTCCCTCAGACACCAGCGGGGAAGATACAAAAATCTGCTTTAAAGGAGCAATATTTAAAACAGCTGCCAGCTAAATAG
- a CDS encoding sigma-54-dependent Fis family transcriptional regulator, which yields MKVRSFTTINFVNLSLKSTIREAISAFLEHRVDIGCITENKKLTGIIHKNSIYRAMLQNTSIDDPIRPLINESVITIHKDQSLLEARDIMLKGNVSHAVVLDHHQEVFGIMTKSDLVNSHMAVLEDTINRMKSLIENLQDAVITVDSNLKITTFNQTALDLLQLNGKHLLNAPIDRFLPPFRRWLIETLKTGTIQDAKRISFNNITNIASFIPIREINRVSGAMVVLRDVTSYENIANELETTKQLKKILDSALELAYDGVAVMDKAGHITMVNHGFMELFHIQHQDEVLGQHITKIAPQIPSQLSLEFDQKMEGELIPIHNQKCIVAQMPIYQDGQRLGAIIKIIFRQLDAWKDILLHMDKLESEISYYRGELYRISKDTHPFAHVISQNPQMEKFKQDAVIAAKSFSNVIITGESGTGKELFAEGIHNESGREGAFIKVNCGAIPEELLESEFFGYADGAFTGAKKGGKPGKFELANNGTLFLDEIGDMPASLQVKLLRVLQEQEFERIGATKTTKVNVRIISATNKDLIQLVNQGKFREDLYYRIHVIQLHIPPLRERLDDIPLLCNHFIQKVNKKTNKNIIGVAPQVLRSFQQYHWPGNIRQLENVLERAFHFSQTHWIEMEHLPRELNLLQAPVSIPPKIAEPTTVINRKQSINHTEKQVVLQALLACQGNRSKTAELLGISRTTLYQKIKKYHIMEELEVKFSSS from the coding sequence TTGAAGGTTAGGAGTTTTACTACCATTAATTTCGTCAATTTATCCCTGAAAAGCACAATCCGTGAAGCCATCTCTGCTTTCCTTGAACATCGTGTTGACATCGGCTGTATTACAGAAAACAAAAAACTTACAGGAATCATCCACAAAAACTCCATCTATCGGGCAATGCTTCAGAACACATCCATTGATGACCCTATCAGACCACTCATAAATGAAAGCGTTATCACTATTCATAAAGATCAGTCCCTCCTTGAAGCAAGAGACATCATGTTGAAAGGGAATGTCAGTCATGCAGTCGTTCTTGACCATCATCAAGAGGTCTTCGGCATTATGACAAAGTCTGACCTGGTCAACTCCCATATGGCCGTGTTGGAGGATACGATTAACCGAATGAAGTCACTGATTGAAAACCTTCAGGATGCTGTCATCACAGTGGATTCTAATCTCAAAATCACTACCTTTAATCAAACGGCGCTTGATCTACTCCAATTAAATGGCAAACATTTATTAAACGCACCAATTGATCGATTTCTTCCGCCTTTTAGAAGATGGTTGATTGAAACATTGAAAACGGGAACGATTCAGGACGCCAAAAGAATTAGTTTTAATAACATTACAAACATTGCTTCGTTTATCCCGATTAGGGAAATCAATCGTGTCTCCGGTGCCATGGTGGTTTTACGAGATGTTACCTCCTATGAAAACATTGCAAATGAATTAGAAACAACGAAACAATTAAAGAAAATTCTAGATAGTGCCCTTGAATTGGCCTATGATGGGGTCGCTGTTATGGATAAGGCCGGACACATTACAATGGTTAATCATGGATTCATGGAACTCTTTCATATTCAACATCAGGATGAGGTACTTGGTCAGCACATTACAAAAATCGCACCGCAGATTCCTTCTCAGCTTAGTTTGGAGTTCGATCAAAAAATGGAGGGAGAACTAATCCCTATTCATAATCAAAAATGCATTGTTGCCCAAATGCCCATTTATCAAGATGGACAAAGGCTCGGTGCGATTATCAAAATCATTTTCCGCCAGCTGGATGCTTGGAAGGATATCCTCCTACATATGGATAAATTAGAAAGTGAGATTTCTTACTATCGCGGAGAATTATATAGGATTTCGAAAGATACCCATCCTTTTGCTCATGTCATTTCTCAAAATCCTCAAATGGAAAAATTCAAACAGGATGCGGTCATTGCCGCTAAATCTTTTTCCAATGTCATCATTACAGGTGAAAGCGGCACCGGTAAAGAGCTTTTTGCCGAAGGCATCCATAATGAATCGGGTCGGGAGGGAGCTTTTATTAAAGTCAATTGCGGCGCGATTCCGGAAGAATTATTAGAATCCGAATTCTTCGGTTATGCGGATGGAGCGTTTACGGGGGCGAAAAAAGGAGGGAAACCAGGGAAATTTGAATTAGCCAATAATGGAACACTCTTCCTCGATGAAATCGGTGATATGCCAGCTTCCTTACAGGTTAAACTATTACGAGTTCTGCAAGAACAAGAGTTTGAAAGAATTGGTGCTACTAAAACCACAAAAGTAAATGTACGAATTATTTCGGCAACCAATAAAGATTTAATACAGCTGGTAAACCAAGGAAAATTCAGGGAGGATCTCTATTACCGTATTCACGTGATTCAATTACACATTCCCCCGTTGAGAGAGCGGCTTGATGATATTCCATTACTGTGCAATCATTTTATTCAAAAAGTTAATAAGAAAACCAATAAAAATATCATTGGTGTTGCACCGCAAGTGCTTCGAAGCTTCCAACAGTACCATTGGCCAGGTAATATTAGACAATTAGAAAATGTTTTGGAACGTGCGTTTCATTTTAGTCAGACGCACTGGATTGAAATGGAGCACCTGCCGAGGGAACTGAACTTACTTCAAGCACCCGTTTCTATTCCGCCTAAAATAGCAGAGCCCACTACTGTAATTAACCGCAAACAATCGATTAACCATACTGAAAAACAGGTGGTCTTGCAGGCATTACTTGCCTGCCAGGGAAACCGCTCCAAAACGGCAGAATTACTGGGAATTAGCAGGACCACTCTTTATCAAAAAATAAAGAAGTATCATATTATGGAAGAATTAGAGGTTAAATTCTCTTCCTCTTAA
- a CDS encoding acyl-CoA dehydrogenase family protein, producing the protein MTYEPYFTEEHDQLRKMIRSFVEKEISPFVDEWEEQGEFPRSVFTRMGELGLLGLHYPESVGGQGGDYFSGIVLAEELNKCGCGGVPMAIAVQTDMATPPIFKFGTKDQHERFLKPALKGEKIAAIGISEPNNGSDVMGIQTRARRDGDEWVIKGTKTFITNGTRADFVTLVTRTSDDPGPKGITLFLVETDRPGFSVGKKLDKVGMRSSDTAELIFDNVRIPNENLLGEVGKGFYQIMWQLQGERMIGAAGAIGSAEHVYELALNYAKSREAFNQPISHFQVIAHLLAEMKTQIEVCRELTYATAYRFSKGDVPSKEISIAKLAAAQMSHWVADRALQIFGGNGYMAEYPIERAWRDSRLPRIGGGTDEIMKEIISKQIGL; encoded by the coding sequence ATGACATATGAACCGTATTTCACAGAAGAACATGATCAGCTGCGAAAAATGATCCGCAGTTTTGTTGAAAAAGAAATTTCACCTTTTGTTGATGAGTGGGAAGAACAAGGGGAATTTCCACGGTCGGTATTTACGAGAATGGGTGAATTAGGTCTACTAGGTTTACATTATCCTGAATCGGTTGGAGGTCAGGGAGGAGATTATTTTTCCGGTATCGTCCTAGCAGAGGAGTTGAATAAATGCGGTTGTGGCGGCGTACCGATGGCGATTGCGGTCCAAACCGATATGGCAACACCGCCTATCTTTAAGTTTGGAACGAAGGACCAGCATGAACGTTTCTTAAAGCCCGCCCTCAAAGGGGAAAAGATTGCGGCAATTGGAATATCTGAACCAAACAACGGTTCTGACGTAATGGGAATCCAAACCAGAGCAAGGCGGGATGGAGATGAATGGGTCATTAAAGGAACGAAAACATTTATTACGAACGGAACGAGAGCAGATTTTGTGACGCTTGTTACAAGAACCTCTGACGATCCTGGACCAAAAGGAATCACTCTCTTTCTTGTTGAAACAGACCGTCCAGGCTTCTCTGTCGGGAAAAAGCTGGATAAAGTCGGCATGCGTTCATCTGATACGGCAGAGTTAATTTTCGATAATGTCCGCATCCCTAACGAAAATTTATTGGGTGAAGTAGGAAAGGGCTTTTATCAAATCATGTGGCAGCTTCAGGGAGAAAGAATGATTGGTGCTGCTGGCGCGATTGGCAGTGCCGAACATGTGTATGAGCTGGCATTGAATTATGCGAAATCGAGGGAAGCTTTTAATCAGCCAATCAGCCATTTTCAGGTGATTGCACATTTGCTGGCAGAAATGAAGACGCAAATAGAAGTGTGCCGAGAACTGACGTATGCCACAGCTTATAGATTTTCAAAAGGGGATGTTCCCTCAAAGGAAATATCGATAGCGAAATTGGCTGCAGCCCAAATGAGTCATTGGGTAGCGGACCGGGCACTGCAGATTTTTGGCGGAAATGGCTATATGGCAGAATATCCGATTGAACGGGCCTGGAGGGACAGCCGTCTTCCGCGAATCGGAGGCGGTACCGATGAAATCATGAAGGAGATTATCTCGAAGCAAATCGGCTTGTAG
- a CDS encoding enoyl-CoA hydratase-related protein produces the protein MMVYETILYEEKEKVAKVTLNLPEMRNPLTEKSTRELVHAIRKADRNPEIRVIILTGAGKAFSAGGNLNDFKKNLERTAPDLYFEGKESTELFKLGAEVTTPLIASVNGPALGGGTGLVAMCQLAVASTEAKLGLTELKLGLVPFVIMPWVRRAVGDRKMMEMMLTAEIYSAEQAKELNLVHRVVSPVDLENETWKLAKQVASFSPLAVKLSLDAFYNTEQMDLIKSFDYLTTLRLVSFMSEDLKEGASAFLEKRMPSWNGK, from the coding sequence ATGATGGTTTATGAAACAATCCTCTACGAAGAAAAAGAAAAGGTAGCTAAAGTGACGTTGAACTTACCTGAAATGAGAAACCCATTAACGGAAAAGTCGACTAGAGAGCTGGTTCATGCGATTAGAAAAGCTGACCGTAATCCTGAAATTAGAGTGATTATCCTTACGGGTGCTGGAAAGGCCTTCTCAGCAGGCGGTAATTTAAATGACTTCAAGAAAAATCTCGAGAGAACTGCTCCGGATCTCTATTTTGAAGGCAAAGAGAGTACGGAACTGTTCAAGCTAGGTGCGGAAGTAACCACTCCATTAATTGCGAGTGTAAATGGTCCGGCATTAGGCGGGGGAACTGGACTTGTTGCCATGTGTCAGCTAGCTGTGGCATCAACAGAGGCGAAGTTGGGGTTAACCGAACTGAAGCTTGGTCTTGTACCGTTCGTAATTATGCCTTGGGTACGACGTGCGGTCGGTGATCGAAAAATGATGGAAATGATGCTAACAGCTGAAATCTATTCTGCAGAACAGGCAAAAGAGCTCAATCTCGTCCATCGAGTGGTCAGCCCAGTTGACCTTGAAAATGAAACATGGAAACTAGCTAAACAGGTCGCCAGCTTTAGTCCACTGGCTGTCAAGTTGAGCCTAGATGCTTTTTACAACACGGAGCAGATGGATTTGATTAAGTCATTTGATTATTTAACTACATTAAGGCTCGTGTCTTTCATGAGTGAAGATTTAAAAGAAGGCGCCTCGGCTTTTCTTGAAAAAAGAATGCCATCTTGGAATGGAAAATAA
- a CDS encoding acyclic terpene utilization AtuA family protein, with protein MKKVRIGAAQGFYGDTIEPAVATAEKGDVQYLCFDALAELTMAILVKDKKKNENGGFTKDISLQMKALLPYVKEKGIKLLTNGGGINPVGAQQEILRVAGEMGISGLKVAVVTGDNVIDRLPEFLEKGYPLNHLETGESVENIKDRLEFANAYIGAQPIVKALAAGADIVVTGRTTDTAQFLAPLIYEFNWGEEEWDKLASGVFMGHLLECSAQSTGGNFSGKWWEIEGFDRMGYPIAEVSENGEFIISKVEDRGGLVTIDTVKEQMLYEIHDPSAYITPDVIVDLTNVKLENIKSNQVKVTGVKGHPRTNTLKVVMGYENGYAGQVIVGFSWPDAMMKAKKVDEIIRIQLERNGLNYEEVRTDYMGYNALSGPLAHDNQSELNEVFLRMTVRAKTKQEAVKFSRLFPPLALNGPPSMSGFTGNTAPRALLGMWSALLPREEVERQIQVEVAEV; from the coding sequence ATGAAAAAAGTAAGAATAGGTGCTGCACAAGGATTTTATGGCGATACAATCGAGCCGGCAGTGGCAACAGCGGAAAAAGGAGATGTCCAATATCTTTGTTTTGATGCCTTAGCAGAGCTTACGATGGCAATCTTGGTCAAGGATAAAAAGAAAAATGAAAATGGGGGTTTTACAAAGGATATTTCGCTGCAGATGAAAGCATTACTTCCATATGTAAAAGAAAAAGGAATAAAGCTGTTGACCAATGGCGGCGGCATTAATCCGGTTGGAGCACAGCAAGAAATCCTTCGAGTGGCCGGGGAAATGGGAATCAGCGGCTTAAAGGTAGCGGTTGTGACGGGGGACAATGTGATTGATAGACTTCCAGAGTTTCTAGAGAAAGGGTATCCACTGAATCACTTAGAAACAGGGGAATCAGTAGAGAACATAAAGGATAGACTCGAATTTGCCAATGCCTATATCGGGGCTCAACCAATTGTAAAAGCCTTAGCAGCAGGTGCAGACATCGTAGTTACAGGAAGGACGACCGATACGGCTCAGTTTTTAGCACCATTAATCTATGAATTCAATTGGGGAGAAGAGGAATGGGATAAGCTTGCCAGCGGAGTATTTATGGGACATTTGCTAGAATGTTCCGCACAATCGACAGGTGGGAATTTCAGCGGAAAATGGTGGGAAATCGAGGGCTTTGACCGGATGGGGTATCCGATTGCCGAGGTTTCGGAAAACGGTGAATTTATTATCAGTAAAGTGGAGGATCGAGGCGGTTTGGTAACCATCGATACGGTAAAAGAGCAGATGCTCTATGAAATCCATGATCCTTCAGCCTATATTACCCCGGATGTAATCGTGGATTTAACCAATGTTAAACTGGAAAATATCAAATCCAATCAGGTGAAAGTGACAGGGGTAAAAGGCCATCCGCGGACGAATACCTTGAAGGTAGTCATGGGCTATGAAAATGGATATGCAGGTCAGGTGATTGTCGGGTTTTCATGGCCTGATGCCATGATGAAAGCAAAAAAGGTTGATGAAATTATTCGCATTCAGTTAGAGCGGAATGGGTTGAATTATGAGGAAGTAAGAACAGACTATATGGGATATAACGCTTTAAGTGGTCCTCTGGCGCATGACAATCAAAGTGAACTCAATGAAGTGTTTTTACGAATGACCGTCCGGGCAAAAACAAAACAAGAGGCAGTTAAGTTTAGCCGCCTGTTCCCTCCGTTAGCATTGAATGGACCGCCATCGATGAGCGGTTTTACTGGGAATACAGCGCCAAGAGCTTTGCTCGGAATGTGGTCAGCCTTGTTACCGCGGGAAGAGGTTGAACGTCAAATCCAAGTAGAAGTCGCGGAGGTGTAA